The nucleotide sequence GCGTTGAACAGGAAGTGTTTGAAGCTGAAGCGGACCGCCATCGTGTCGTCACCCCTTAAGGCATTTGGGATATTATACTGCATGCAATATTTCAGCGCACTTTTCCCCGCCGTTGTGCTTACACTTTTTCTGGGCTGCAGCCGGCCGGATGCCCCGCTGCAGCATACTCTCCCGCAGCCGTGCCGTCTCTATGATATGAAGCAGGCGGCCTGCATCAGCGATGCCGCGCTGGTGTCGCGTCTCGCCCCGTACCAGGTGCTTTTTGTCGGCGACCATCACGCCTCGACTGCCATGCATGAACGTTTTGCCGAACTGCTGACGGCCCTGGCAGGGGAGGGGCGCCATCTCCTGCTGGCCAACGAATGGTTTGTGCACGAGGATGATACGCTGCTGGCGCGCTATGCCGGCGGCAGCTTTGAGGGGAACTTTACCGAAGCGGTCGGCTGGGAAAAGAAGGCGGGCTACCCTTTCGCATCGTACGAACCGATCTACGGGAGCATCAGAAATGCGGATGGAAAGCTCTACGGCATCAATATGACAAAAGCGTTCCAAAAAGCCGTCTCAGACAACAACCTCACCGCCATGAACGACGCGCAGCGTGCCTTCTTCGAACAGCTTGACCTGAACCTCAGCGCACACCGCAGCATGCTCGCACCCTTCTTCGCCCACTGCCATGCAAAACAGACGGGGGAAGACGCGCAACAGTGCCGGGAGCGGATGTACCGGGTGCAGGTGGCGTGGGACAGCTATATGGGGGAGCAGAGCGCTCGCCTGGCCACTACGGCGCTGCAGACCCCGGATGATCTGCTGGTCGTCTTTGCGGGGGCCTTCCACATGGCTTACGGTCTGGGCGTCAATGCCCGTTTCGCACGCCGCAGCGATAGGCCCTATGTCACGATCCTCCCCGTCCCGGAAGGGACGGCGGCGGCCGATGTTGGCGAAGCGGACTACCTGCTGTTTTATACCCCCGAAGCACTCCCGAAGGAGAAAGAATGACGCGCGAAGCGAAGAGTATCTACGGCTGGGCGCTGTATGACTGGGCGAACTCCGCCTATGCGACCACGGTGATGGCGGGATTCTTTCCGCTCTTTTTCAAAGCCTTCTACAGTGCCGAAGCCGATGCGACGGTCTCGACGGCGCAGCTGGGGCTTGCCAATGCGGTGTCGAGCATCATCGTCGTGCTGCTCGCCCCCCTGCTCGGCGCCATTGCCGACGCCGGCGGTATCCGTAAACGTTTTCTGCTCCTCTTTGCCTTCCTGGGCATCCTGATGAGTGCGTCGCTTGCGCTGGTCGGCAAAGGGCAGTGGGAGCTGGCCGCGTTCGTCTATGTGCTTGGCAATATCGGGTTTATGGGGTCGAACATCTTCTACGATGCCTTTCTCCCCTCGGTGACGACGGAGGAGCGTTTCGACAAGGTCTCCGGGCTCGGCTACGCCCTGGGGTATCTCGGCGGCGGCATCCTCTTTGCGGTGAACGTGGCGATGGTGCAGCAGCCGGAGTGGTTCGGCTTCCCCGACGCGTCGGCGGGGGTGAAGGCGTCCTTCGTGACCGTGGCGCTCTGGTGGGCCCTCTTTGCGCTGCCGTTCGTATTCTGGGTCAAAGAGAAACGCAATACCCGTAAAATCGGTACGGTGACGCTCACCGTGCTCGGGTACCGCCGCCTGATGCGCACCTTTCACAAGATAAAGCACCTCAAGGGCCTTTTTCTCTTCCTCGTCGCCTACTGGTTCTACATCGACGGGGTCGATACGATCATCCGGATGGCCGTCGATTACGGCATGGCCATAGGGTTCGAGGCCGGGGACCTGATCAAAGCGCTGCTGCTGGTGCAGTTCGTCGGGTTTCCTGCGACGATCCTCGTCGCAAAACTGGCACAGATGTGGAACACGAAAAAAGCGATCTACCTGACCCTTGGCTTTTATGTGCTTATTGCCGTTCTGGCGGCTTTCATGCACGACGTGAGCTCTTTCTACCTGCTGGCGGCGATGATCGCGCTGGTCCAGGGCGGTATCCAGGCGATGAGCCGCTCGTACTATTCGAAAATGATCCCTGCCGAGTATGCGGCGGAGTTCTTCGGCTTTTACAACTTCCTCGGGAAGTTCGCGACGGTCCTTGGGCCGCTGCTGATCGGCGGGGTTGCCCTGGTGACGCACAGCTCACGGGCGGGGATCGCATCGGTCGCAGTTTTCTTTGTCATCGGGGCACTGCTGCTGATGCTGGTCGATGAAAAGGCGGTGGCCAAGGAGGTCAGGGGCGCGATGCGCTAAGCTGCTTCAGCACCTTGTGGTCGGCCCCGCTCAGGGCCAGCGCGTCGATCTCTTCCCTCCCGAAATAGGTGAGCTCTTCATGATAACCTTCACAGAGCCACACCTCCGCTTCAAGTCTGAAATGTGAATAGACCTGCACGATGCTGTCGAGCGCTGTTCCCTGTTCGGGCGCTGCTGTCTGCTCATGGAACCCCCAAAGCCCGTGCAGAAAACGTCCCGTACGCTGTTTTAACCCGTAGTTTCCGTTGTGCCGGTAGACGACGATATGCCGTTCGCGTACCGGTACGCTTTTGCTTTTTTTCGGTGCGGGGTAATGCAGCGGGTCGCCGGCGGCACCTTTACAGGCGTTCTGAAAGGGGCACTCTTCGCACCTGGTGCTTTTCGGTAGGCACAGCGTGGCCCCGATATCCATCATCGCCTGGTTGAATTCATAGGGGTGCACCGGGTCGAAAAGCTTTTCGGCCAGATTCCAGAGCGTTTTCTCATCAGCTTCCCTGCGGCCGTAGAAACGGTAGAGGATACGTTTGACGTTGGCATCGAGGATGGGAACAGGGATGGCGTAGGCGAAGGCGGCGATGGCATGGGCGGTGCTTTTGCCGATACCCGGCAGAGCGAGCAGTCCGTCGACGCTCTTGGGCATGAACGGTGCCGCCAGCTGTGCCGCCTTGTGAAGGTTCTTTGCACGGGTATAGTAGCCCAGCCCTTCCCACTGTTTCAGTACGTCATCAAGGGGCGCGCTCGCGAGGGACGGGAGGGTCGGAAAGCGTTCGAGAAAAGGGAAGTAGAAGCGTTCCAAGACGGTCTTTACCTGGGTCTGCTGCAGCATGATCTCGCTGATCCAGATACGGTAGGGATCGGCGGTGTTGCGCCAGGGAAGGGTATGGCGGCCGTGGCTTTCATACCACTGTAGCAGACTGGTGTGAAGATCTTCATTCATGGCGGGGATTATAGCAGACGCCCTTCCCCGGTGCAATCGGATGTCCGATAACACGGGTCTTTATTAAATTGATTTTTCTTATATTAAATTAATTTATTCCGCTCTATACTGATTGGGTAGTGAATGGTGTTTTTCTTATAGTTTCGAGTGAAACACAATGAGAAGGCTGTTCAAGGTTATTTGTTTTTTTTTGACTAGAAAAAAGCCTAAACCAGTGCGAAGCGGGGGACAGAAAGCTGCGGATATTCTTAAGATGTCCGCGTTTCCCTAGGCAGGATAATCCATGCAAAAAGTCCTTTTCTTTGCTCTGGCACCCTCCTTTTTGATCCGAGTACTTCGAGGTCTGCCCGTGTAAACGGGTCGGGACCCGGCATCGCTTCGGAAGCGGGGGGCAATGGAAGAGGAGACTCAAAATGAAAACTTCATTTCGAGAAAAATGGGGGCTGGTCAAGCGCATGCTGGGAGCAGGGGCACTGCTCTTTGCTGTCGCGGCGTCAGCCAACATCAGCTATACGCTGGAAGGATGCCGCTCCACGTCTATCCCTGACGGATACGACCTGGGCGCGAACGATTACGTCTGCCCCGACGGGGCCTATACGACCGGTAACCTCAAGGGATGGGCGGAACTCGACCTCGTCCCGCACCGGGTGACGATCGAAAACAAGGGGAGCGATCCCCAGAAATTCACCTTCACCGTAGGGGGTGACTACCTGTATGCCGAAGGCGGCGCGCTACGCGGGTGGGACTATGTGTCCGTTTTGGTGCTGGACGAGGATCTCTCCAACCAGATCTGTAAAGACTGGGCCTTTGCCAATCAGGACCAGCTGGTTGTTCAGGACCTTTATATCACGCCTGACGACCAGGGGGTCGGCGGCGTCTTTACGACGATTTACCGTCAGATTGCGGTTGCCGGCGGCGGTTCGGCCGGCGGCGAGTATGCGGCCAACGGCCTTCCCGGCGGCGCGGTATGTGTCGCG is from Sulfurimonas sp. HSL-1656 and encodes:
- a CDS encoding ChaN family lipoprotein, whose product is MQYFSALFPAVVLTLFLGCSRPDAPLQHTLPQPCRLYDMKQAACISDAALVSRLAPYQVLFVGDHHASTAMHERFAELLTALAGEGRHLLLANEWFVHEDDTLLARYAGGSFEGNFTEAVGWEKKAGYPFASYEPIYGSIRNADGKLYGINMTKAFQKAVSDNNLTAMNDAQRAFFEQLDLNLSAHRSMLAPFFAHCHAKQTGEDAQQCRERMYRVQVAWDSYMGEQSARLATTALQTPDDLLVVFAGAFHMAYGLGVNARFARRSDRPYVTILPVPEGTAAADVGEADYLLFYTPEALPKEKE
- a CDS encoding MFS transporter, giving the protein MTREAKSIYGWALYDWANSAYATTVMAGFFPLFFKAFYSAEADATVSTAQLGLANAVSSIIVVLLAPLLGAIADAGGIRKRFLLLFAFLGILMSASLALVGKGQWELAAFVYVLGNIGFMGSNIFYDAFLPSVTTEERFDKVSGLGYALGYLGGGILFAVNVAMVQQPEWFGFPDASAGVKASFVTVALWWALFALPFVFWVKEKRNTRKIGTVTLTVLGYRRLMRTFHKIKHLKGLFLFLVAYWFYIDGVDTIIRMAVDYGMAIGFEAGDLIKALLLVQFVGFPATILVAKLAQMWNTKKAIYLTLGFYVLIAVLAAFMHDVSSFYLLAAMIALVQGGIQAMSRSYYSKMIPAEYAAEFFGFYNFLGKFATVLGPLLIGGVALVTHSSRAGIASVAVFFVIGALLLMLVDEKAVAKEVRGAMR
- a CDS encoding A/G-specific adenine glycosylase, encoding MNEDLHTSLLQWYESHGRHTLPWRNTADPYRIWISEIMLQQTQVKTVLERFYFPFLERFPTLPSLASAPLDDVLKQWEGLGYYTRAKNLHKAAQLAAPFMPKSVDGLLALPGIGKSTAHAIAAFAYAIPVPILDANVKRILYRFYGRREADEKTLWNLAEKLFDPVHPYEFNQAMMDIGATLCLPKSTRCEECPFQNACKGAAGDPLHYPAPKKSKSVPVRERHIVVYRHNGNYGLKQRTGRFLHGLWGFHEQTAAPEQGTALDSIVQVYSHFRLEAEVWLCEGYHEELTYFGREEIDALALSGADHKVLKQLSASRP